In Sphingobacterium sp. lm-10, the DNA window TTTCTAGGACAGCAGGATTTATTATCAGCCGATAAACATCCATTTTACAAACATTCATCCGCCCAACCTTATTTAGCGTACAAAAATGGTGTTTTATCTGGGCGCATAGTAGCTATTTGGAATAACAACCACAATGCCTATGTGCAGGCTTCCGAAGGTCATTTTGGCTTCTTCGACTGTGTCAATGACCAGGATGTAGCCAATGCATTATTCGATCAGGTAAATCAATGGGTGAAGGAAAAAGGAGGAAATCACATCGTAGGTCCTATTAACCTCACGACGAATGATACCTGCGGATTGCTAATTGAAGGTTTTGATCGTCCGCCTATGGCGATGATGACATATAACTTTCCTTATTACGCAGATCTGATTACCAATTACGGTTTTACTAAGAAGGAAGACCTTCGGGCTTATTTTGTAGATACCGCTACCGTAAATGGCCGTGCATTAGATTTAATGGATCGTTTGGAACAACGATTGAATCGCTCAGGCATTACACTTCGTGAAATTAATCTGAAGGATTTTAAAAACGAAGCGCAGAAAATAAAGCTAGTATACAACAAAGCATGGGACAAAAACATGGGATTTGTGCCCATGACTGACGAGGAATTCAATCATACAGCGAAAGATCTCAAGATGATTGTTGATCCTCAGTACGCGATCGTAGCAGAGAAAGCAGGGGAGATCATTGCATTTGCATTAGGAGTTCCTGATATCAATCAAGTGCAGATCAAGATCAAGCGTGGTCGTTTGCTTCCCACAGGCATTTTCAGACTGCTATTCGGTCGTAAAAATATTGATAACGTTAGAGTATTGATGTTAGGTGTTCTGGAGCCCTATAGAAAATTGGGTATTGAAGCCTGCCTGTACGGTAAATTGATTAGAAACGGAAAACGCAGCAACCTGAAGGGAGCGGAATGCTCTTGGATGTTGGATAGCAATTATTTGATGAATAGTGCTATTGAGCAGATAAATGGTCAGCTGTACAAGCGATATCGCTTGTTCGAAAAATCAGTATGAGTCAACCAAAGCTGTTAATAACCGGTGCTAGCGGATTTGTGGGGTGTCACCTGGTACATGCAGCAAAAGAAGCCGGTTTTTCCATTCATGCCACCATTCGGCATTCCAGCAAAATAGAAGATATTTCCCACTTGGTAGATACTTTTGTTGAAGTAGATTTTTCAGATGTAGAGAAGCTGACGCACTGGCTGGCAGAAGAATCTTACATGTATATTATTCATGCTGCAGCCCTCACCAAAGCCAAGCGCGAATCCGATATGGTCTTGGTGAATGTGGACTATACCATTAATTTACTAAAAGCTGCTTTTTCGATTCCAAAACCACCCCTTCGAGTACATATTTTAAGTAGTTTGGCAGCTGTAGGCCCTTTATCTTACGACAATGGCTGGATCGACGAAAGCTCGGCCTACCAACCGGTAACGGTTTATGGGCGGAGTAAAATGCGTATGGAGCAATTGGTAAAAGAACAGTTTTCCGACAAACCGATCCGTATTTTTCGACCTACGGCCGTATATGGCCCGAAAGATAAAGACATTTTTATCTTGCTTCGGACCTTAGACAAAGGTATCGATGCCTATATTGGCCGGAATCCGCAGACATTGAGCTTTATTTTTGTGAAGGATCTGGCAAATCTACTGATCCAGAGTCTAAAGACTCCGTTAACAAAACTGGATTTTTATCATGTTTCGGATGGAAACGTTTACGATCGTTATCAGCTGGCAAATATCTTTAAAAAAATAACTCAAAAACGGATGTGGCGCGTACATGTGCCATATGCGGTAGTAAAGCAAGTTGCCCGTGTATCAGAATGGCTATATAAATCCTCCCCCAAGACGCCCGTGTTATACACGGAACGATTGAATGAGATCACGGCCGGCAGCTGGGCATGCTCTATTGAGAAAGCAGAAAAAGAATTACACTTTGAGCCGCGTTACAATCTAGAAGCCGGTCTTACAGAAAGCCTTTTATGGTATAAAAAGCACCATTGGCTATAATAAAATAATTATGGAGACGAATAAGAAACTTTTTGCAGATAGAAAACGGACCAATATACTGAGCGTACCCGAACAAAAGTTTATCAGTTACTTGGTGCCGCGTATACCGCAATGGATTACTTCCGACGGTTTAACGGCAATTGGTTTGTTTGGTTCACTCGTCATCTTCGCCAGCTTTGTTTTAGCGAATTATTTTGATATTAATTATCTATGGCTGGCACTCGTTGGCTTTTTTGTACAATGGTTTGGCGATTCTTTGGATGGTCGCATTGCATACTACCGCGACAAATCGCGTAAATGGTATGGTTTTGCGTTGGACATCGTAATGGACTGGATAAGTACGGTCTTCATTGGCTTAGGATTTCACCTGTACGTAGAATCGGAGTACGAAATTATGGGTTTCTTGTTAGTGGCTTTGTACGGATGGGCTATGATTATCAGTCAGCTTCGTTACAAGATTACCGACAAATATACCATTGATGCCGGCTTATTAGGCCCAACAGAGGTCCGAGTAGTACTTTGCTTGGTGATTGTTTTAGAGATTTTTGTGCCTAGCAGTATTCTATACTCTGTATTCCTGATTTGTATTGCTTTGTTTTTCATTAATCTGGTGGATACCAAGAAATTATTGGTATTAGGTGATGAAAGAGACGCGCTCGAAAAGAAGAAAATATAAAGAATAACTCTAATATCAGAGAATGGCTCAAGGCGTCAAACAGTTTTTAAAAGCACAACTATCCGCCTTTGTTGGCGGTATGGTCGATTATGCGATCATGATTTGTGGTGTGGAGCTATTTGAATTGCCCATTAGTACATCCATTGTAATCTCAGGCGCTATTGGTGCCGTGGTCAATTTTTCGATCAATCGCTATTGGACTTTCAAAGATGAGCAGACTAAAGTAGGAGATCAGCTGTGGAAGTTTATTATTGTAGTCATAGGTAGCATTCTATTGAAATCACAAGGTACGCCACTGCTGACAGATATTACGGGAATAGATTATCGCATCACCCGATTGATGGTAGAGTTAGTGGTGTCGTTGGGCTTCAACTTTACACTACAAAAATTTTGGGTTTTCCGAAAAGGAGCGAGTAAGGAATAGGTGTTCACTTAATATGATTTGGTACGGATCGTTAATGTATTCTTTATACATCGACACTTATTGTATCGTATAGGTGTGATGATCTTTATTTGATTGGGATAAAGCCTGTAATTTGCTATGAAAGTTTCCGGTATGGAGCGATTATGAATTTACATAGGCCAACATTATTCTCCATTTTAATATCTGTAGAAGTAAGTATATAATGGCTGTGTGTTTGGATTGTTAAGGAGGGAGTGAGGATCAAACTTGCGGATCCCAAATCGGATGTTAGGTTTTGCGTCTATCGGCCATCCTGTTTCAACACCTTTAATGATAGCCATCCGGTAATCTAAGTCGATAACATCTACTGCGTATAACAGCAAATTCTTCACTTTAATCGTCTTTTCCAGAACTGTTGTGGTTTCAGTATTGTTCTTTGTAGAAAGCCGTATAGTATATATACCAGCTTTTTCATATTTTATGGTAGGCGATATTTCCATTGAAGTCTCGCCATTTCCAAAATCCCACTCATATGCTGATAAATTCGCTGAGGTATTATTAATCCTTAAAGGTTGAAATACGCAGGCCTCTATTTCATCGGAATAATCTAAATGATCTTGCTCTCGGTAGTTTGTCGCTACTGCGAAATCCAAAGAAGGAAGATCATCTTTCTCTAATGTTTGTTTGCTACAACTGGTAACGACTGATGTCAATAGTGATAGTAGGCAGATTGTTTTTAATAGATACATTCAATAATGATTTTATAGTTAGTGGAAGGAGATGAGTTAGTTTGATGACTGTTTTCGGGATGTATGGTGGATTAAATGTATGAATTAGTGTCAACGATTGCCTAGAAATAAATACATACGATAGATATTCTAGTAGTTGGTATAGCGTTCCAAATAGGATTACGCAGTGTGATTGGTAAATCAATTTAAAGGTAGCAATGATTTTCTTTCAAAAAAATCTCCTTGTGGATAAGGCAGTTAGGGAGTGGTAAACATGAAAATGTAGAAAAGGTTTTGTGGGAGTAAAAGTTTATTCTACCTTTGCACCACTCCGCAAGGGAGGAACAGTGGTGAGAGGATATAAAAGTGGGTTTATTTGGGTTTAGGCTTGGATAATCGCATGAATTGAGAAGAGGAGATTCTCAAATTATTTTCACAAATAATTTGGAAGTTCAGAAAAGATTCTTACCTTTGCAATCCCAACCGAGAGGAAGGGCAA includes these proteins:
- a CDS encoding NAD(P)-dependent oxidoreductase, coding for MSQPKLLITGASGFVGCHLVHAAKEAGFSIHATIRHSSKIEDISHLVDTFVEVDFSDVEKLTHWLAEESYMYIIHAAALTKAKRESDMVLVNVDYTINLLKAAFSIPKPPLRVHILSSLAAVGPLSYDNGWIDESSAYQPVTVYGRSKMRMEQLVKEQFSDKPIRIFRPTAVYGPKDKDIFILLRTLDKGIDAYIGRNPQTLSFIFVKDLANLLIQSLKTPLTKLDFYHVSDGNVYDRYQLANIFKKITQKRMWRVHVPYAVVKQVARVSEWLYKSSPKTPVLYTERLNEITAGSWACSIEKAEKELHFEPRYNLEAGLTESLLWYKKHHWL
- a CDS encoding CDP-alcohol phosphatidyltransferase family protein, coding for METNKKLFADRKRTNILSVPEQKFISYLVPRIPQWITSDGLTAIGLFGSLVIFASFVLANYFDINYLWLALVGFFVQWFGDSLDGRIAYYRDKSRKWYGFALDIVMDWISTVFIGLGFHLYVESEYEIMGFLLVALYGWAMIISQLRYKITDKYTIDAGLLGPTEVRVVLCLVIVLEIFVPSSILYSVFLICIALFFINLVDTKKLLVLGDERDALEKKKI
- a CDS encoding GtrA family protein, with amino-acid sequence MAQGVKQFLKAQLSAFVGGMVDYAIMICGVELFELPISTSIVISGAIGAVVNFSINRYWTFKDEQTKVGDQLWKFIIVVIGSILLKSQGTPLLTDITGIDYRITRLMVELVVSLGFNFTLQKFWVFRKGASKE
- a CDS encoding PKD domain-containing protein, with the protein product MYLLKTICLLSLLTSVVTSCSKQTLEKDDLPSLDFAVATNYREQDHLDYSDEIEACVFQPLRINNTSANLSAYEWDFGNGETSMEISPTIKYEKAGIYTIRLSTKNNTETTTVLEKTIKVKNLLLYAVDVIDLDYRMAIIKGVETGWPIDAKPNIRFGIRKFDPHSLLNNPNTQPLYTYFYRY